A window of Hordeum vulgare subsp. vulgare chromosome 5H, MorexV3_pseudomolecules_assembly, whole genome shotgun sequence genomic DNA:
acttttcagtttcaaaataatctgaaaaaatatgcaagtaaaaaaggatgttatgtgtatgtgtgtaaaattttagGATGAAATATTTTGAAATACGATCTGCATAAAAAAGGTAAATTCATGACATGAAAcaatgaatagtatcatgtgttaaaaagcttcAGATTTATCATTTTTGTACAACCCTCATTTCAgcgtatttttttctgaaaatttacacacatgtgtgttatgcCCTCACTTATCTCTGTTTTTTCAGAATTCTTTTAAATGTAAAAATATTTATTTTCgtgaaatttgaatttcaaatttaaaggcttacatggaggccgagctccaaaagcaatttccgatTCGTACTATGCTAGTAGTTGATACAAAGCTGCATTGGTTACAGGGGGGGATGTTTATTTTAGGTATGAAACCGAAAGGGTTGGAAAGTGAGCAGAGCTGTTGCGCAACGAGGGAGACTAGACTGAGAAATCGATGAGCCATACAGCTTCCAGCAGGAAGACCTTGTAATCTCCAGCAACATAAAGAACAAAGACGCTGGGGCCAAAAACATTAATACTACCGAATTGACTGGCATGCATGTTTCCTCAGCTAGGGCGGAAATGGCCCACACGTAAGTATCTACCGTAAGTCGTCCTATATAAGTACATGTTCCTTGTGCAGTTTTCTCTACAGTTCCGAGTACAGCTCTTTCTGTATTTTCTCTACAGTTCCGAGTACAGCTCTATATAAGTAGGTTGGAGCTTACATTTCTCAGAGAGAACCAAGGAGTGCGCAGATGGTGACTTCCGAGAGAAGTGCAATTCTACTTGTTGCATTGTTGTGCATGTGCTTTCATGTGACCCATGCATGCGACGGTATGTGTTGATTAAGTTCCCTGACCAAGTTCTCTCCTAAGCGCTGTTGTACAATATACTACTCCCTCTTTTCGATGGAATTtttaaaaggacttatatttaaaaacgaaagaAGTaccccctccgtctcaaaataagcttcacttattttgggacggagggagtagttgatttataattgtgggcATCTGGTTCTGGCACACATTCGTATTCCCTTCTCCACGATTTTCAACCTTTTATAGGCGCTCCATTTGGCTCTTGAGTTGCTTCGTCCTTCAAAGCGATCCTTCCCGCACTAACTCGGACGAAATATCATCTGCCAGTTATCTATGTTAAAATAATATGAAACCTGTATGTAAAGGTCCCATCTGTATTTCTGGTTTCTTATCAGTCAGACCTCttcactgccaattcttcactctTTTCATATTTCTCTTGAAATGGAATATCCGAGAGTGAGAAAGGTATGCTATGTTTCACTAAAAAAATACTCCAGTATTATTCAGATTATAATCATTTCACCACATGAACGGTACACCAAAGAATGGCGGCAAACAGGATTTGAAGTAGATGCAGGGTTGTTTCATCTTGTCAGCAAAACAACATCTTGTAGAATCTTGCCATCTACATCTTTCCTATTGCTCATATAATTTCCACTAAGTTTCATCTTGATGTATAAtttcttatatatatttttctgacTCAAAGGAAATGGCGTGAGATTCGGGTACAGTGGGAGAACTGGCCCAGAGCATTGGGGGAGCTTAAGTCCTAATTTCACACTTTGCTCAAAAGGAACCTACCAGTCTCCAATTGACATCGTGAGAGATGGTGCGGTACACGACCCTGGAATGGAGCCCTTAGAAAGGGATTATACTTCTACAAATGCTTCAATGGTTGACAACGTCTTCAACATTGCGGTTTGCTCCGAGCCTCTCAACGAAATGGTTCTTTGTAtgaacaaatataaaatgtatacATACAAGCACGGCGATACCTGACTTAGCTTATCTTTATTTTGTTTGTCTTACAGTAGTTTGATTCATTTGCAAGTTTCTTTTTCTTGGATCGTCttttttagctttattttcctttgATTGTTTGGCTATATAATTTCATTTACTTGTGCAATCGGTATAGTGTAATAAAATACATGCATTGTGAAACAAAATTCCCTCCATCATATTGTGGTCTTCTATATAATGTACGAGTGACTATAATAGCATGTTTGTAAAATACATGTTCTACTACGTACATGTAATCTACTACTTCGAAGTGATGTGTATTATGAAATCATTGGGCCAACTAATTCATGTAGCTGCGGTACAATGACACTGTTGGGACTGTCAAGGTGGATGGGAAGAAGTACAAACTGAAACAATTGCATTGGCACTCTCCCTCAGAACATACCATCAATGGCCAAAGGTTCACATGTACACTTTTGAGATTGGGAAGCATTCAATTTCCTTGTACTAACTGTGTGCACCTGTCTCTTACCCTCATAGATTTGCGGTGGAGCTCCACATGGTTCACTCCACGGATGATGGTGACATTACGGTTGTGTCAATCCTTTATCGTTATGGAAAACCAGATCCTTTCCTTCGTCAGGTAAATCGCCGTGTTAAGAAAAAGGAATGTGT
This region includes:
- the LOC123399718 gene encoding alpha carbonic anhydrase 1, chloroplastic-like, translated to MVTSERSAILLVALLCMCFHVTHACDGNGVRFGYSGRTGPEHWGSLSPNFTLCSKGTYQSPIDIVRDGAVHDPGMEPLERDYTSTNASMVDNVFNIALRYNDTVGTVKVDGKKYKLKQLHWHSPSEHTINGQRFAVELHMVHSTDDGDITVVSILYRYGKPDPFLRQIKDKLAELSAEGCKAEKGDPLPVGVVNMRELMQGAHKYFRYVGSLTAPPCTENVIWNVLGEIKEMTKEQAAVLMAPLKGSYRHNYRPLQSLNGRTVQLYDKSRNVQNIL